In one window of Culturomica massiliensis DNA:
- a CDS encoding energy transducer TonB has product MAKDIKWTSPEWCELVFEGKNKDFGAYKLRKTSPRRHITAYLIVVVCVIVALLLPAFIRFIRPVENTEKMVSVTALSDLKMDEPEVKEENKIQIEVPPPPPPALKSTIKFTAPVIKADEQVRDEDEIKTQQEVTETKAAISVADVKGNDEEHGKDIAELEEHKVIVQEEEKDEVFQVVEQPPAFPGGMEALHRWMHKELRYPITAQENGIEGRVYIQFVVGKDGAIRDVVVVRSVDPALDKEAVRMVEKMPRWIPGKQRGVPVSASFTLPVTFKLNQN; this is encoded by the coding sequence ATGGCAAAAGATATCAAATGGACTTCCCCCGAATGGTGCGAATTGGTATTTGAGGGAAAAAATAAGGATTTCGGAGCCTATAAGCTTCGTAAGACATCTCCGCGGCGCCACATTACTGCATATCTGATTGTGGTTGTATGTGTAATTGTTGCGTTGCTTTTACCGGCATTTATCCGTTTTATCCGTCCGGTGGAAAATACGGAAAAAATGGTATCGGTAACGGCTTTGTCCGATTTAAAAATGGATGAACCGGAAGTAAAGGAGGAAAATAAGATACAGATTGAAGTTCCCCCTCCACCGCCTCCGGCTTTGAAGAGTACCATAAAATTTACGGCTCCTGTTATTAAGGCGGACGAGCAGGTGAGGGATGAGGATGAGATCAAAACACAACAGGAGGTGACTGAAACGAAAGCAGCTATTTCTGTTGCGGATGTGAAAGGGAACGATGAGGAGCATGGAAAGGATATTGCAGAATTGGAAGAACACAAGGTGATCGTTCAGGAGGAAGAGAAAGACGAGGTGTTTCAAGTGGTGGAGCAACCGCCTGCCTTTCCGGGAGGAATGGAGGCTTTGCATAGGTGGATGCACAAGGAGTTGAGATATCCCATTACGGCCCAGGAAAACGGTATAGAAGGCAGGGTGTATATTCAGTTTGTCGTCGGGAAAGACGGAGCTATCCGGGATGTTGTCGTCGTTCGTTCTGTCGATCCTGCTTTGGATAAAGAGGCGGTTCGTATGGTGGAGAAAATGCCGAGATGGATACCGGGAAAGCAGAGAGGTGTTCCCGTGTCTGCAAGTTTTACTTTACCGGTTACTTTTAAGTTGAATCAAAATTAG
- a CDS encoding ExbD/TolR family protein, which translates to MANEKIKKKSTFIDMTAMSDVTVLLLTFFMLTSTFVQKEPVSVNTPASVSEIKIPETNVLQVLVEPGGKVFLGLDKPQNRAEVLKKMGEQYGVTFTDAEVKKFSLSNSFGVPIQGMKQFLNLAPEEQDRILMNYGIPCDSTDNQFKSWVKFAREVNKDLIIAIKADHHTPYPFIKDVMNTLQDLRENRYNLITSLKNMPEI; encoded by the coding sequence ATGGCAAACGAGAAAATAAAAAAGAAATCGACATTCATAGACATGACGGCTATGAGTGACGTGACGGTATTGCTGCTCACCTTTTTTATGCTGACATCGACTTTTGTGCAAAAGGAACCGGTATCGGTAAATACGCCTGCTTCCGTTTCGGAGATAAAAATTCCTGAAACGAATGTGTTGCAGGTACTGGTTGAACCCGGGGGTAAGGTGTTTCTGGGATTGGATAAACCCCAGAACCGGGCCGAGGTGTTGAAAAAAATGGGAGAGCAGTATGGAGTTACTTTTACGGATGCAGAGGTAAAAAAATTCAGTCTGAGTAATTCTTTCGGAGTTCCTATACAGGGTATGAAACAATTTTTGAATCTGGCTCCCGAAGAACAGGACCGTATTTTGATGAATTACGGGATTCCTTGCGATAGTACGGATAACCAGTTTAAATCATGGGTGAAATTTGCTCGTGAGGTAAATAAGGATTTGATTATTGCTATTAAAGCAGATCATCATACTCCGTATCCTTTTATAAAGGATGTCATGAATACGCTTCAGGATTTGAGGGAGAACAGATACAATCTGATCACTTCTCTGAAGAATATGCCTGAAATTTAA
- a CDS encoding MotA/TolQ/ExbB proton channel family protein, with protein sequence MKNRENKNKKRRFGISAFPIIVLCFILALAVYHFIFGNPSNFMNNDPNNHPLPGNLLGTIYKGGVIVPVIQTLLFTVLTLSVERYIALRKTRGRKNLQDFVWNVKLLLDDGNIEGARKACMEQKGTVANVILSSLSKFDAINSNPNFTMEQKQLAIQKELDEATMLELPGMEQNLPVIATITTLGTLMGLLGTVIGMIKSFAALSSAGGTDSIALSTGISEALVNTAFGILTGACAVIAYNYYTSKIDGVTHSIDEIGSYIVQTFTLKH encoded by the coding sequence ATGAAAAATCGTGAAAATAAAAATAAGAAAAGAAGGTTCGGTATTTCGGCATTTCCGATTATTGTACTGTGCTTTATATTGGCATTGGCCGTTTACCATTTTATATTCGGTAATCCGTCGAATTTTATGAATAATGATCCGAATAATCATCCTTTACCGGGTAATTTGCTGGGAACGATATATAAGGGTGGTGTAATTGTGCCTGTTATTCAGACGTTGTTGTTTACGGTGTTGACATTGAGTGTGGAACGTTATATCGCTTTACGGAAAACCCGGGGCCGGAAAAACTTACAGGATTTTGTATGGAACGTCAAATTGTTGTTGGATGACGGGAATATCGAAGGTGCACGTAAAGCCTGTATGGAGCAAAAGGGTACTGTTGCTAATGTGATTCTTTCTTCTTTGTCAAAATTCGATGCAATAAACAGCAATCCTAATTTCACTATGGAACAGAAGCAATTGGCGATACAGAAAGAGTTGGATGAGGCTACGATGCTGGAATTACCGGGGATGGAGCAAAATTTACCCGTTATTGCTACAATTACGACACTGGGGACTTTGATGGGATTGCTCGGTACGGTGATCGGTATGATCAAGTCGTTCGCCGCCCTTTCTTCTGCCGGAGGAACCGATTCGATAGCTTTGTCAACAGGTATATCGGAAGCCTTGGTAAATACGGCGTTCGGTATATTGACCGGAGCATGCGCCGTTATTGCTTATAACTATTATACCAGTAAAATTGACGGAGTTACTCATAGTATAGATGAAATCGGTTCTTACATTGTACAAACGTTTACGTTGAAACACTGA
- a CDS encoding ExbD/TolR family protein, translating to MSEIQVKGDDGVRKKGKQKKFNIRVDFTPMVDMNMLLITFFMLCTSLIKPQTMEISMPRKDVQNEQEQNKVKASTAVTVLLGKDSKVFYYFGEANYEDPDLVKATDFSSSGLRSVLLGRNRDVVEKVKKLKQKKLNLEITGEEFEKEVAELKKDKNSPVVLIKATDFADYSNLIDALDEMQICNIGRYAIVDITPGDLQLLENLTHDGYVVREDPVNKSK from the coding sequence ATGTCTGAGATACAGGTAAAAGGAGATGACGGAGTAAGGAAAAAGGGAAAGCAGAAAAAATTCAATATCCGGGTAGATTTTACCCCCATGGTGGATATGAATATGTTGCTGATAACTTTTTTTATGCTTTGTACTTCTCTTATAAAACCCCAAACCATGGAGATCAGTATGCCGCGTAAGGATGTGCAGAATGAACAGGAGCAGAATAAAGTGAAGGCTTCTACGGCAGTGACCGTCTTGCTTGGGAAAGATAGTAAGGTGTTTTACTATTTCGGGGAAGCTAATTATGAAGATCCGGATTTAGTAAAGGCTACGGATTTTTCCTCTTCCGGATTGCGTTCTGTTTTATTGGGACGGAACAGGGATGTAGTAGAAAAAGTGAAAAAACTGAAGCAAAAAAAGTTGAATCTGGAGATTACCGGTGAAGAGTTTGAAAAGGAGGTTGCCGAGTTGAAGAAAGATAAGAATTCTCCGGTTGTGTTGATAAAAGCTACGGATTTTGCCGATTACAGTAATTTGATAGATGCGTTGGATGAAATGCAGATATGTAATATCGGGCGATATGCAATTGTAGATATTACTCCCGGGGATTTACAACTGTTGGAGAATCTGACACATGATGGGTATGTCGTCCGGGAGGACCCGGTTAATAAGTCTAAATAG
- a CDS encoding TonB-dependent receptor domain-containing protein — MKKLVSIILFVVWMLPSSASVEATGSVRGNVIDAKTKEPMEFVNVSVRKAGTTVPLTGAVTDHSGEFQIGRLSDGEYTLSISFIGYRTYEKNFTYSSKNGNIDFKMIELEPDSQVLGEVKVLGQKSQMKFEIDKKVFNVDQNISSTGGTASDVLSNIPSVEVDNEGEVSLRGSTSVTVWINGKASGLSADNRAQILEQMPAESIERIEVITNPSAKYSPEGTSGIINIVLKEDRKAGYFGSLQAGVDTRGGWNTSGNINYSSGKIDAYANIGYRRRVTEGGGISNRTNLDAEGNPVSFLNQLSENDGHGGPVFVRAGATYHLTKQDHFNIGAFGMFGDRNQTTTINYSSNIPGSFAERQRITDSKNKMKGGNVELGYKHDFSKTSNLDITASWNPWSMDGTSIYKQRSQYDAGGEDFSYQRQESDMRSNGWELQADYVNAFSENSKLEAGYKGTMSREKSPVETFSGTTVDDEQPDEELYNKFYYDRDIQALYATYSGRLDKFGFQAGLRGEYSHIETRSLGFGQSKGEVSPYKNDYFSLFPSVFLTYTLPAGNEIQVNYTRRISRPWGRQLNSFVNVTDSTNISYGNPYLDPEFSNAYELNYIKNWESHTLSISAYYRSTNDVIQRISYLDGNIMKSTYENVAKSQSAGTELVLKNNFARILDLTTTVNLYYNKLDGFSYLPEGAQAPVIGKANEDFSWDAKMIANVALPASFSLQVTGSYNSKRIIAQGYRKANYSVDAGVRKAFWDRKLSLSVNARDIFNTRKWKTETSGTGFTQYAENWRTGRTVGFTLTYSFGNMKASRNRPQQRGQQDQNNNMMNGMDEGF, encoded by the coding sequence ATGAAAAAGTTAGTCAGTATTATTTTGTTTGTTGTGTGGATGCTACCGTCGAGTGCATCTGTAGAAGCTACGGGAAGTGTTCGGGGAAACGTGATCGATGCAAAGACCAAAGAACCGATGGAATTTGTCAATGTGAGTGTACGTAAGGCCGGTACGACAGTTCCGCTGACCGGGGCCGTAACGGATCATTCCGGAGAGTTTCAGATCGGTCGTTTATCGGATGGGGAATATACATTAAGTATTTCTTTTATCGGTTACCGGACGTATGAGAAGAATTTTACATATTCTTCGAAAAACGGGAATATCGATTTTAAAATGATTGAGTTGGAGCCGGATTCACAGGTGTTGGGAGAGGTGAAAGTTTTGGGACAGAAATCCCAGATGAAGTTTGAAATCGATAAGAAAGTGTTCAATGTCGATCAGAATATTTCGTCTACCGGTGGTACGGCGAGTGATGTATTGAGTAATATTCCTTCAGTGGAAGTGGATAACGAGGGGGAGGTTTCGTTGCGTGGAAGTACGAGTGTAACAGTTTGGATCAACGGGAAGGCTTCCGGTTTGTCGGCAGATAACCGGGCGCAGATATTGGAGCAGATGCCGGCAGAGAGTATCGAGCGGATAGAAGTTATTACCAATCCCTCTGCCAAATATAGTCCGGAGGGTACATCGGGAATTATTAATATTGTATTGAAGGAAGACCGGAAAGCCGGGTATTTCGGTAGTTTACAAGCAGGAGTCGATACCCGTGGCGGCTGGAATACCAGCGGAAATATCAATTACAGCAGTGGGAAAATAGATGCTTATGCCAATATCGGTTATCGGCGCCGGGTTACGGAAGGAGGCGGAATTTCCAACCGGACGAATCTGGATGCGGAGGGTAATCCCGTTTCTTTTTTGAATCAGTTATCGGAGAATGACGGTCATGGAGGACCTGTTTTTGTCCGGGCCGGAGCGACTTATCATTTGACGAAGCAGGATCATTTCAATATCGGAGCTTTCGGTATGTTCGGCGATCGTAATCAGACGACAACGATCAATTATAGCAGTAATATCCCGGGTTCTTTTGCGGAGCGGCAACGGATTACCGATTCCAAAAATAAGATGAAGGGGGGAAATGTGGAGTTGGGATATAAGCATGATTTCAGTAAAACCAGTAATTTGGATATTACGGCTTCCTGGAATCCCTGGAGTATGGACGGAACGAGTATTTATAAGCAGCGTTCTCAATATGATGCCGGGGGAGAGGATTTCTCATATCAGCGGCAGGAAAGTGATATGCGCTCGAATGGCTGGGAACTTCAGGCGGATTACGTAAATGCTTTTTCAGAGAACAGTAAACTTGAAGCCGGATATAAAGGGACGATGTCCAGGGAGAAAAGTCCGGTAGAGACTTTTTCGGGAACGACGGTCGATGACGAACAGCCGGATGAAGAATTGTATAATAAGTTTTATTACGACCGGGATATACAGGCCCTTTACGCAACTTATTCCGGCCGGCTCGATAAATTCGGTTTTCAGGCCGGATTGAGAGGGGAATATTCACATATTGAGACCCGTTCGTTGGGATTCGGACAATCGAAGGGAGAAGTATCTCCTTACAAAAATGATTATTTCAGTCTTTTTCCCAGTGTTTTTCTGACCTATACATTGCCTGCCGGAAACGAGATACAAGTAAATTATACCCGTCGTATTTCCCGACCCTGGGGGCGTCAATTGAATTCTTTCGTGAATGTGACAGACTCGACAAACATTTCTTACGGTAATCCTTATTTGGATCCGGAGTTTTCGAATGCTTATGAATTGAATTATATTAAAAATTGGGAAAGCCATACTTTATCCATATCGGCTTATTACCGGAGTACGAACGATGTTATCCAGCGCATCAGTTATCTGGATGGTAATATCATGAAAAGTACTTATGAAAATGTGGCGAAATCCCAATCTGCGGGGACAGAACTGGTGTTGAAAAATAATTTTGCCCGGATATTGGATTTGACGACGACGGTAAATTTGTATTATAATAAATTAGACGGGTTTTCTTATTTGCCCGAAGGAGCTCAGGCGCCTGTGATCGGAAAAGCCAACGAAGATTTTTCATGGGATGCCAAGATGATTGCGAATGTGGCTCTTCCGGCTTCTTTCTCTTTGCAGGTGACCGGCAGCTATAATTCGAAGCGGATCATTGCCCAGGGGTATCGTAAAGCTAATTATTCGGTGGATGCCGGTGTACGTAAAGCTTTCTGGGACAGAAAACTCAGTTTGAGTGTGAATGCCCGGGATATTTTCAATACCCGGAAATGGAAAACAGAGACTTCCGGAACGGGTTTTACTCAATATGCGGAAAATTGGCGTACCGGGCGTACCGTCGGTTTTACGCTAACGTATAGTTTCGGGAATATGAAAGCTTCACGTAACCGTCCGCAGCAACGTGGACAGCAAGATCAAAACAATAACATGATGAATGGTATGGATGAAGGCTTTTAA
- a CDS encoding DUF6582 domain-containing protein has translation MNDRTVHSDRLSAEERKELKDSDFGIPETREFPIPDAAHVRAAEAYFRYAPDDKKQELARRILSKAKKIGVEVKSETILEWAEKS, from the coding sequence ATGAACGATAGGACTGTGCATTCTGATCGCCTGAGTGCCGAAGAGAGAAAGGAATTGAAAGATTCTGATTTCGGAATTCCGGAAACCCGGGAATTTCCGATACCGGATGCCGCCCATGTCAGGGCTGCCGAGGCTTATTTCAGATATGCCCCTGACGATAAAAAGCAGGAATTGGCTCGCCGGATTTTGTCAAAGGCTAAAAAAATCGGAGTAGAAGTAAAGAGTGAGACCATTTTGGAATGGGCTGAAAAATCCTGA
- a CDS encoding PstS family phosphate ABC transporter substrate-binding protein, with product MIGKGNLFVGVIILIGMLWGCRSKPAVNQDTLNSGVIRIAVDATLFPLLDAELAVFEALTPAAGIVPAYTNETRAINLLLADSVRLAVAARPLTAEEMASFHSRKFFPQVIRIATDGIALIVNLQNNDTIVNTDMLRKILSGKILRWKDLYGRMGGGNIRVAFDDPNSSTVRYMLDSLLQGDSLSENCFAAGSNRAVVDYVSRTPDALGVIGVNWISDDRDSLSMEFLNRVRVMRVGSAMLPNARNSFQPYPYYLYTGQYPLRRSIYILLNDPRSGLPTGLASFLAGSRGQRIVLKNGLLPATMPVNIVNITDE from the coding sequence ATGATTGGTAAGGGAAATCTGTTTGTTGGGGTGATTATACTGATTGGTATGTTGTGGGGATGCAGAAGCAAGCCGGCTGTAAATCAGGATACCTTGAACAGCGGGGTTATCCGGATTGCTGTAGACGCAACTCTTTTCCCGTTATTGGATGCTGAATTGGCTGTTTTTGAGGCATTGACCCCCGCAGCAGGTATCGTACCCGCTTATACCAATGAGACCCGGGCGATCAACCTGCTGTTGGCGGACAGTGTCCGGTTGGCTGTTGCTGCCCGGCCGTTGACGGCAGAAGAAATGGCATCTTTTCATAGTCGTAAGTTTTTCCCGCAGGTCATACGGATTGCAACGGATGGAATTGCTTTGATCGTGAATCTGCAGAATAACGATACGATTGTCAATACGGATATGCTCCGGAAAATTCTTTCAGGTAAAATTCTCCGGTGGAAAGACTTGTATGGCCGGATGGGAGGGGGAAATATCCGGGTGGCTTTCGACGATCCGAATTCCAGTACTGTCCGTTATATGCTGGACTCTCTTTTGCAGGGGGATTCACTGTCGGAGAATTGTTTTGCTGCCGGTTCCAACCGGGCCGTCGTCGATTATGTTTCCCGTACGCCGGATGCACTTGGTGTGATCGGTGTGAATTGGATCAGTGACGACCGGGATTCGTTGAGTATGGAATTTTTAAATAGGGTACGGGTAATGCGTGTCGGGAGTGCAATGTTACCGAATGCCCGCAACAGTTTTCAGCCTTATCCTTATTATCTGTATACCGGACAATATCCGTTACGGAGGAGTATTTATATTTTATTGAACGATCCCCGGAGTGGTTTGCCTACCGGCTTGGCTTCGTTTTTGGCGGGAAGCCGCGGACAGAGGATTGTGCTGAAGAATGGATTGCTGCCGGCAACAATGCCTGTAAATATTGTAAATATAACGGATGAATGA
- a CDS encoding tRNA 2-thiocytidine biosynthesis TtcA family protein: MQEEMSSPIEKKKEKVFMREFFRKAGKAIYDYGLINDGDKILVGVSGGKDSLALLEVLALRARDPKYRYTVMAAHIAVKNVAYEVDGEYIKQLCDRLGVEVVFRVIDAEVREDSGKPACFVCSWNRRKALFEIAREHGCQKLALGHHRDDAVESLLMSMMFNGTIASMPPKLSMFGGSFTLIRPFIYLTNEETVRYAQYRGFRKQKKNCPYEQATNRDAVGKLLKQMETFSPHVRNNLFAAMKNIQEEYLP; this comes from the coding sequence ATGCAGGAAGAGATGTCTTCGCCCATAGAGAAGAAGAAAGAAAAAGTGTTTATGCGCGAATTTTTCCGGAAAGCGGGAAAAGCCATTTATGATTATGGGTTAATAAACGACGGAGACAAGATTTTGGTCGGCGTATCCGGAGGGAAGGATTCGTTGGCTTTATTGGAGGTATTGGCTTTGAGGGCACGTGATCCGAAATATCGTTATACGGTTATGGCGGCTCATATTGCTGTGAAAAATGTGGCCTATGAGGTCGATGGTGAATATATAAAGCAATTGTGTGATCGTTTGGGGGTTGAAGTGGTATTTCGTGTGATTGATGCAGAGGTCCGGGAAGATTCCGGGAAACCGGCTTGTTTTGTCTGTTCGTGGAATCGCAGGAAGGCATTGTTTGAAATAGCCAGGGAACACGGATGTCAAAAGCTGGCATTGGGGCATCACCGGGATGATGCGGTGGAAAGTTTGCTGATGAGTATGATGTTTAACGGTACGATAGCCAGTATGCCTCCCAAGTTATCAATGTTCGGAGGCAGTTTTACTTTGATACGTCCTTTTATTTATCTTACGAATGAGGAAACTGTGCGCTATGCTCAATACCGGGGTTTCCGGAAACAGAAAAAGAACTGTCCTTACGAACAGGCAACAAACCGGGATGCGGTCGGTAAGTTGTTGAAACAGATGGAGACTTTTTCGCCGCATGTCCGGAATAATCTGTTTGCAGCGATGAAAAATATACAGGAAGAATATTTGCCGTAG
- a CDS encoding NAD(P)-dependent oxidoreductase, whose translation MKNIVIIGASGYVGSALLSEALNRGYRVKAVVRHPENLNIEDDNLEIVKGDVTNSVEVARLAAGMDAVISAYNPGWKDPDIYEHTLQGYKAIIEGVRKSGVKRLLVVGGAGRLYVRPGVRLLDSGEVPEHLLPGIKGLAAVYTNYLLPEKELDWVFFSPAANLEPGERTGRFRLGKDDLIVDKDGDSRISVADFAVALIDELEQGTHHREGMTVGY comes from the coding sequence ATGAAGAATATCGTTATTATCGGAGCCAGCGGTTATGTCGGTTCGGCTCTTTTGAGTGAGGCTTTGAACAGGGGATATCGGGTAAAGGCTGTTGTCAGGCATCCTGAAAATTTGAATATTGAGGATGATAATCTGGAAATAGTAAAAGGAGATGTAACCAATTCGGTGGAAGTAGCTCGGCTGGCGGCGGGAATGGATGCTGTCATCAGTGCTTATAATCCGGGGTGGAAAGATCCGGATATATACGAGCATACTCTTCAGGGGTATAAGGCGATTATCGAGGGGGTGAGGAAATCCGGCGTAAAGAGGCTATTGGTGGTCGGGGGTGCAGGAAGATTGTATGTCCGGCCCGGAGTCCGTCTGCTTGATAGCGGGGAGGTGCCGGAACATTTATTGCCGGGAATAAAGGGATTAGCAGCAGTTTATACAAATTATTTATTGCCTGAAAAAGAATTGGATTGGGTGTTTTTCAGTCCTGCTGCCAACCTGGAACCCGGAGAGCGAACCGGTCGTTTCCGGCTGGGAAAAGATGATTTAATCGTAGATAAGGATGGGGATAGCCGGATTTCAGTTGCGGATTTTGCAGTTGCCCTGATTGATGAGTTGGAGCAGGGAACGCATCACCGGGAAGGAATGACTGTCGGTTATTAA
- a CDS encoding DUF4272 domain-containing protein — MDKVNLTLYTVIGDPDRIPAGARKLFQGVAKSVSTEDDRTVIFLQDDTSIVLNLSHRQGKPDFIASHVQGMADYFSQAEADSEEVKQNILRQIACFNCVVGIVFETDDNAARTNYIVNTFFDLAQEVNGFLLYPNMHIYNGQGKLVFSIEGKSDLKEFMPIGNADVLDCRRSEDTEADKQRQARSIALLKEQGIPYAAHLRCAVTEQDACVRSRKEMLQRAAALFAVAVYSEVMLAENPDRREAFLYVNKMNEIYGIEAFLTPMEMAYIQDAESEERQRIQFAWRYECCAVLLWAAGVVEELPYPSEICDVPVIAGLFWQHKGIDDLLSKGIPRTDAEILDAADLTLRYDWACVDARVHGKEAPGALDGGVVMERHYVFDWLTGVEGDTAWDDICPHT; from the coding sequence ATGGACAAGGTAAATCTTACGTTATATACGGTAATCGGTGATCCTGACCGGATACCTGCGGGTGCCCGGAAATTGTTTCAGGGGGTGGCTAAATCTGTTTCGACAGAAGATGACCGTACCGTTATTTTTTTACAGGACGATACTTCTATTGTATTGAATTTGAGCCACCGGCAGGGTAAACCGGATTTTATCGCTTCTCATGTGCAAGGTATGGCGGATTATTTTTCGCAGGCAGAAGCTGATTCTGAGGAAGTCAAGCAAAATATCCTTCGTCAGATCGCCTGTTTCAATTGTGTGGTTGGCATTGTTTTCGAGACGGATGATAATGCTGCCCGTACCAATTATATCGTCAATACATTTTTCGATCTGGCACAGGAGGTGAACGGTTTTCTGTTATATCCGAATATGCATATCTATAATGGTCAGGGGAAGCTGGTATTCTCAATTGAGGGGAAGAGCGATCTGAAAGAGTTTATGCCTATCGGTAACGCAGATGTGTTGGATTGCAGGCGTTCAGAAGACACGGAGGCCGATAAACAGCGGCAAGCACGTTCAATTGCGCTTTTAAAGGAGCAGGGAATTCCGTATGCCGCGCATTTGCGTTGTGCTGTGACGGAGCAGGATGCTTGTGTCAGGAGCAGAAAGGAAATGTTACAGCGGGCTGCTGCATTGTTTGCCGTGGCCGTATATTCGGAAGTGATGCTGGCCGAAAATCCGGATCGGAGAGAAGCTTTTTTGTATGTAAATAAGATGAACGAAATATACGGTATTGAGGCATTTCTTACACCGATGGAGATGGCTTATATACAGGATGCCGAATCGGAAGAACGTCAGCGTATACAGTTTGCATGGCGTTACGAATGCTGTGCGGTGCTTCTTTGGGCTGCCGGAGTGGTAGAGGAATTGCCTTATCCTTCCGAGATCTGTGATGTCCCTGTCATAGCCGGTTTGTTCTGGCAACATAAAGGAATAGACGATTTGCTTTCCAAGGGGATACCCCGTACGGATGCCGAAATACTGGATGCTGCCGATTTGACGTTGCGTTACGATTGGGCCTGTGTGGATGCCCGTGTACATGGGAAGGAGGCTCCGGGAGCTTTGGACGGAGGTGTTGTGATGGAGCGGCATTATGTTTTCGATTGGTTGACCGGAGTTGAAGGAGATACGGCATGGGATGATATTTGTCCTCATACCTGA
- a CDS encoding AI-2E family transporter: MGVKEQYWKYSLVVILLLLGVVIFWEITPFLGGILGAMTVYILLRDQMIYLSGRHHMRRSIMAILILLETILIFLIPLGLIIWLMIDKLQDVNLEPRSIIDPIYKVSDLIREKTGYDLLSKANINAAISLLPRFGQFLMGSITSFVINVVVLLFVLYFMLIGGRKMESYIADLLPFNRRNKRDILKEFNMVVKSNAIGVPLLAIIQGAIAMLGYVIFGAPAPVLWGIVSCFATIIPVVGTAVVWIPLALYLGTTGSWGAAIGLSLYCIIIVSNADNVIRSFLVKRMADTHPLITIFGVVIGLSLFGFMGVIFGPLLLAIFALCVQIFKEEYLDEG; this comes from the coding sequence ATGGGGGTTAAAGAGCAATATTGGAAATATTCGCTGGTGGTTATTCTTCTGCTTTTAGGGGTGGTTATCTTTTGGGAGATCACTCCTTTTTTGGGGGGTATACTGGGAGCGATGACGGTTTATATTTTGCTTCGGGATCAGATGATATATCTTTCCGGACGCCACCATATGCGTCGTAGTATTATGGCCATATTGATATTGTTGGAAACCATCTTGATTTTTTTGATTCCTTTGGGATTGATTATCTGGCTGATGATCGATAAGTTGCAGGATGTCAATCTGGAGCCCAGGAGTATAATCGATCCTATTTATAAAGTTTCCGATTTGATCCGGGAAAAAACGGGATACGACTTGTTGAGTAAGGCCAATATCAATGCAGCCATATCTTTGTTGCCGCGTTTCGGGCAATTTTTAATGGGGAGCATTACCAGTTTTGTCATCAATGTAGTTGTATTGCTTTTTGTACTTTATTTTATGTTGATCGGAGGAAGGAAAATGGAATCTTACATTGCCGATCTTTTGCCGTTTAACAGGAGAAACAAGCGGGATATCCTGAAAGAATTCAATATGGTTGTTAAATCGAATGCTATCGGGGTTCCTCTGTTGGCGATTATTCAGGGGGCTATAGCTATGTTGGGATATGTTATTTTCGGTGCTCCTGCTCCTGTTTTGTGGGGGATTGTGTCATGCTTTGCAACGATTATTCCTGTCGTCGGGACAGCAGTTGTGTGGATACCTCTGGCTTTGTATCTGGGAACTACCGGAAGTTGGGGGGCAGCGATCGGCTTATCTCTTTATTGTATTATTATTGTTTCCAATGCTGATAATGTCATTCGTTCATTCCTGGTAAAGAGAATGGCAGACACTCATCCTTTGATTACCATATTCGGGGTTGTGATCGGACTTTCTTTGTTTGGTTTTATGGGGGTGATATTCGGGCCTTTGTTATTGGCTATTTTTGCGCTTTGTGTACAGATATTCAAAGAAGAGTATTTGGATGAAGGATGA